The following coding sequences lie in one Sulfuricurvum sp. genomic window:
- a CDS encoding outer membrane protein transport protein, with product MRSLVLLSAAAATVMAGGYAIPESSINATALSAAYVANAHGADAAYYNPAAMVYNDDANLLEVDATYIGLSKIHYATSSGSANIDSKNESFLVPTFHYSSKKLGDNGARLGFSIVAPAGLSKRWTSAPAVYSAEEFTLKTIEINPSIAVPLSDTVSMGVGFRIVRTDGVVKSTAPGPASRDLTGDAIDYGYNLALDYRPLSNVSLAATYRSKIDLNVEGSANLQYGPSTYSGAASVTIPLPAALNLAAAYSFDSGTTVEAVYERTFWSAYKNLDFNYDGTVSAATVAFGTAIPKNYESTNSYRLGLTQKYDQWTAMAGIAYDETPTPEATLGYELPDSDAWIVSLGGRYKIDESWNIGLAGLLDMKQNREVHQSTGSNPINGEFTNARAYLVTAGIEYRF from the coding sequence ATGAGAAGTTTGGTATTACTGTCCGCTGCAGCAGCGACGGTTATGGCTGGGGGATATGCGATCCCTGAGAGTTCGATTAATGCTACCGCGCTGAGCGCAGCGTATGTGGCCAATGCTCATGGTGCCGATGCAGCGTACTATAATCCTGCGGCAATGGTCTACAACGATGATGCAAACCTGCTCGAAGTGGATGCGACGTATATCGGACTTTCAAAGATACATTATGCAACTTCAAGCGGATCAGCTAATATTGATTCAAAAAACGAATCTTTTTTGGTGCCGACTTTCCATTATAGTTCTAAAAAATTAGGAGATAATGGTGCACGTTTAGGATTTAGTATAGTGGCTCCGGCAGGGTTGTCGAAGCGTTGGACGAGTGCTCCGGCTGTTTATAGTGCAGAAGAATTTACCCTGAAAACGATAGAGATTAATCCTTCTATAGCAGTACCTTTAAGCGATACAGTAAGTATGGGTGTCGGATTTCGAATTGTTCGGACCGATGGCGTTGTTAAGAGTACAGCTCCTGGCCCTGCATCAAGAGATTTGACAGGTGACGCGATTGACTATGGATATAATTTAGCTTTAGATTACCGTCCGTTATCGAATGTATCTTTAGCAGCAACATATCGTTCAAAAATTGATTTAAACGTGGAAGGAAGTGCTAACCTTCAATATGGGCCTTCAACTTACAGCGGTGCTGCCAGTGTAACGATTCCACTTCCTGCAGCTCTTAATCTTGCGGCTGCTTATTCGTTTGATTCTGGAACTACGGTAGAAGCTGTTTATGAGAGAACTTTTTGGTCGGCGTATAAAAATCTAGATTTTAATTATGATGGTACCGTGAGTGCTGCAACGGTTGCTTTTGGCACAGCCATTCCAAAAAATTATGAAAGTACTAACAGCTACCGTCTTGGTTTGACCCAAAAATATGATCAATGGACGGCGATGGCAGGGATAGCGTATGATGAAACTCCTACACCGGAAGCAACTCTTGGCTATGAACTTCCCGATTCGGATGCATGGATTGTATCTCTCGGCGGCCGCTATAAAATCGATGAATCATGGAATATCGGTTTAGCAGGTTTGCTGGACATGAAGCAAAACCGTGAGGTACATCAAAGTACCGGCAGCAACCCGATTAACGGTGAATTTACCAACGCACGGGCGTATTTGGTCACGGCCGGAATTGAGTATCGCTTTTGA
- the nfo gene encoding deoxyribonuclease IV: MSKFVGAHVSASGGVFNAPLNAMAIGANAFALFTKNQKQWAAKPLDDETIGLFKDNLAKSGILAKHVLPHDSYLINLGHPEEDKRQKSLEAFIDELNRCDQLGLDRLNFHPGSHLKQISEEECIERIAMSMNEALSVTNGVTLVIENTAGQGSNLGWRFEHLSAIIERIEDKSRVGVCIDTCHMFTAGYDIRTREAYDATWAEFDRIVGFNYLKGMHINDSKPDLGSHVDRHDSIGKGKLGVEPFGFIMNDPRMDDIPLVLETIDETIWAQEIELLYSLQEK; this comes from the coding sequence CTTCGGGCGGAGTTTTTAACGCCCCTCTCAACGCAATGGCAATCGGCGCAAACGCGTTTGCCCTTTTCACGAAAAATCAGAAGCAATGGGCGGCAAAACCGCTTGATGATGAGACGATAGGATTGTTCAAAGACAATCTTGCCAAAAGTGGTATCTTGGCTAAACATGTTCTTCCTCATGACTCGTATCTGATCAATCTGGGACATCCCGAAGAGGACAAACGGCAAAAATCGCTCGAAGCATTTATTGATGAACTCAACCGATGCGATCAGCTTGGACTGGATCGTTTGAACTTCCATCCGGGGAGTCATCTGAAGCAAATCAGTGAAGAAGAGTGTATCGAACGGATCGCTATGAGTATGAATGAAGCTTTAAGCGTTACCAACGGTGTCACTTTGGTAATCGAAAATACAGCGGGTCAGGGGAGCAATTTAGGATGGCGTTTTGAGCATCTGAGCGCCATTATTGAGCGTATAGAGGACAAATCACGGGTGGGTGTGTGTATCGATACGTGTCATATGTTTACGGCAGGTTACGATATCCGAACCCGTGAAGCGTATGATGCAACTTGGGCGGAATTTGATAGAATAGTCGGGTTTAACTATCTCAAAGGGATGCATATCAACGATTCCAAACCCGATTTGGGAAGTCATGTCGATCGGCATGACTCAATCGGAAAAGGGAAACTGGGCGTTGAGCCGTTCGGATTTATTATGAACGATCCGCGTATGGATGACATTCCTCTGGTACTGGAAACGATCGACGAGACGATCTGGGCGCAGGAGATAGAACTACTCTATTCACTACAGGAGAAATAA